Genomic DNA from Acidobacteriota bacterium:
GCCGGATCCGAAACAGATCCGGGCAATCAACACGACGGCGAGCAGCTGACGCTGCCCGAACCGGCGGCCGGACTCTGGAAACGAATCCGGGCGACGGTGCACGAACTCGGCAGCCGACGCCCCGACGAAGGGATCGAGCCGCACATCGGAGGCGGCACGACGCTGGCCGCCCGATGGGTGACACCGCGCGAGCACCGACATTGACATCATTCTGCCGGGAGACCCCAGCTTGGCCGATCTGACGCGCGACGACGAACACAACCTGGCGCGTCGGAGCGGGGGCGAGGGCGAGATCGAAAACGTCGACGAGATCAAGATCCGGTGCAGCGACGGAGTGCTGCACCTGGCGCGGCTATGGCCGAGCGCGCGGGGCGCCGAAAAGCACACAATCACCGACGGAAAGGTCGAGACGATCCTGTCGAACAGCCAGATCCCCGACAGGGTGGGCATGTGCCGCCGCGCCATCGCCCGCTCGACGCCGTCGGCCACGCGCTGCACCCGTTCCCGGTGTTGCGGCAGCCGCGCGCCGAACTCGGGGTCCTGGAGCACGGCCTCGAGACGCGGCAACCGACCGTCCGTCTCCGTCTCGTCGAGGGCCTGTTCGACGGCCGACGTCGACGGCTCGCCCGCCCGGCGCCCGGCGGGAGCGAGGTCCGTCAGCCTCGCGTCGTACAGCTCCCGTCCGGCGGGCGTCAACGCCGCAAGGCGATCCTCGGCCCGACGCCAAGCTGCAGGAAGACGATGACGACGAGGAAGCGCCTTGACCGCCACGGGGTCGAGAGCATGGTGAGGATGCCGCGGTCGATGCCGGACCGGTGACGGCTGAGAAGGTCCCCGAGCCGAGCGGCGACGCGAAGCGCAGCGTCCGCTGGAGCGAAGACGATGTGGCGAAATGGATCGGGACGCGTAAGCGCGGCGGTTCCCCGCCGGCAACGCCGCGCTCCTCGTCCACCTGAGGCAGGTTCTCGTCGACCTCCGAGCCGTTGGCCGCGAGGCGCCCCGGGGGACCGGCGACGACAGCGGGCGCGGCGCGCCCGACCCGGACTGGCGTCGAGAACGTCGTGACGCCGGGCGGCGCGACCGACGGCGCGGGCCCGGTGCGGTCGTCAACTGCGGCCCCGGGCGTAGCGGTGCACCATGCTGGCGCTGCGCCAGCCGCCGGCCGACTGGACAGCCTCGGTCGAGGCCCCGCGTCGCAGCCGCTCGAACGCCAGCCCGCGACGGCCCGAGTGCGTCGACACTCCCTCGAGGCCGAGCGCGTCCGCCAGGACCTGAACCCGGTGATTGACCTGATGCGCGCACAGCGGCACCACGCGGTCGGTCTGCGCCGGTGCGGTCGCCTCACGCAACGCGGCGGCCGCCTGCGCGAACTCGCCGACCAGTCGGCGCGAGTCTCCCCCGTCGATACGGGCGTTCGCCTGCGAGGCCCGCACGCGGACCCGCAGTTTCCTGTGCGGCTCCGGCGTGATGTCCGCCCACACGAGCGCGGCGATCTCCGAACGGCGGAGGCCGCCGCCGAACGCCAGCGCGACGATCGCCGCGTCCCGCCTACCGCGCGCGGCTGCCGCGGACTCCGTCTCCCACCCCCGGCCGCGCCGCTGGGGCCGGCGCGCCGCCCGCATCATCGCCAGAGCCGTCGTGTGGTCCAGGGCGGTGGGGTGCCGCGGTTCCCAGTTCGGCGTGGCCCTCTTCTGCTCATTGATGGCGCCGAGAGTCTCCGCGACGACGTGCTCCATCGTCGGTTCGCCGAGCCGTCCGGCGGCCCGAAGGCTGGCCAGGACCGCTGACGCAGAGAGCTTCACCGTCGCCCGCTTCGCCCGCTTCGCCCGCTCGTGCAGGTACGCGGCCACCTCCTCCGGACTGGCGTCGAGGGGCACGACGTGCCGCTCCTCGCACCAGGCGCGGAACCGGTTCCACTGCGTCGCGTAGGTGGACCGCGTGTGCGCCGTCCAGCCCTCGGCCGCCGCGGGGTCGGCGCCGTCGAGCGCGACGAACGGGTAGGGCGGATCCTCCCCGCGAGCGGCGGCCGGCGCGCCGCGCCGCTTGGCCATCGGTAGGAATTATTGTAGTGTGAATGACGCCAGCGAGCCGTACTCCGGGGTGTCGGGCCGCCGCGCCAACGGCGACCCGACGCGCCCCGCATTCGTGAAAGGGCACGAAATGCAAGACGCTGCCAGATCGTATCGTCGGCGGTACAACCACCGCCACCCCACCGCGCGGCGCGCCCGCAAGGCGTGCCTCGACCGCTCCAACCGCATCTGCCAGGGCTGCGGGCAGCAGGAGGCCACCGAGGGCCACCACTGGACCTACCCGCCCGAGGAGGAGACGACGGCGGCACATCTGACCGCGCTCTGCAGGACCTGCCACGACCTGATCACCTGGGCCGTGTGGTTCTTCGCCGCCGGCGGCTCGCGTGCTCTCCTTTCCGAGTTGTTCCCGGTGTTCCTCGCCCGGCTGCTCGACCTCCGCGACCGGCCGGAGCCCAAGCGCGTCGGTCGCGCGCTACGGGTGGGCCACGCCTGGGGCGCCGTCGTCTCCGGCATGACGAGGCCCCGCACCGGCGAGGTCGTCGCGGTCCTCCTGCGCTGCTCGCGCCGGTCGCAGGACGTCGTGGTCCTCGCCGTCGTCGACGGACGCCCGGGCTCCTGGCGAGTCCGAACGCGGTGGCTGAACGACAACGACGAGGTGCGGCCCATCTGCGTCACCGACATCGCTCGGCGGAATGACCGGCGCTAGCCGCCAGCCGCGGCCGTTCGCGGCGCGCCGTTCACGCTGCCACATACGCCGGAGACACAGACGCGCGGCATCGGAGAGGGCGCCGCTGGCGTTGCCGATGGCCAGGGATGGAATAGCGGTTCTCTTGGGAAGGAGGTTCCCATTAACGGAACGGAACGATGGCTCCCGGCGCTGGTGGTGATCTACGTCCTGATCATCGCGGCGTTGCTGGTCTGCTTCGCGGTGAGCGGCAGCGTCCGCGACCTGCGGTACGAGATCGGCGACCTGCGCCGAGACATCGGCGCGGTGCAGCGCGAGCTCGAGTTCCGCGGCGAGCAGGACGACCGCGACGTCGAGCGAATCCTGTACGAGTTGCGAAGGAGCCGGTGAGGCGACAGGCTCCGCGGTCGAACGCCGGAGACCTTGGCGGCGCGGCCAGGGGCGACGTCCTCGTCCTCGGCGGCGCCGACCCCGGGACGGAGCCCGGCCGGCACGGACCGGCCAAGCCCACGGCCGACGCCGCCGACAGCGAGGCCGTGCTGCACGTCTACCCGCGTCGAGAGCGTCGACGCCGCCGTCGTCGACGCCTGCGTCGACTCGCAGACCGCGATCATCGAAACCGTCCTCCGGGCGGCGATGTCCGGCGACCAGGCGACGCACCGGCGCGGTCACGAACGGTGCGTGAGCGCGCTTGCCAGCCGGGAGGTATTGTCAAATGTTGTGGATTCGGCTTCGACGTGAGTCAGGCAGCTTCCTTCCGAGCCTCCGCTTCCATCCGGCCCCGTTCCTCTGGCATGCCATCGACGAACCGGACGCCGGCACGCACCAGGGGGAGCAGCCGCGCCCCGTTTAGCCGTATTCTCGGCTCTCTTCCGGTGGTGGGGCGACCTGTGGGGCTATCTGAGGCGCCTCTCTACGTTCTCCAGGCCGATTTCGGCCAAGACCGCCTCGTCACCGCGCCACTATCGCTTCCGCCGCTACCGATGAACCTGGAGACTTCCACCTCGGGCTGCTAGTCGGCGCCACCGTCGTTGCGCCATCTCCAACAGCTTGAAGGCCATCTATGCGCCTGTGCTCGGTGATCCCTACGGTCGAGTTCCGGCCGCGTTCTCGGCTCGTGCTGCGGGCTGCCCGGGTGCATCAGTCGTGTGGGTCGTTCCGCCGGCGTTTGCGTTCGTAGCTGGTCGCGGGACGTGTGTCTTCACTTCGATGTGCGTCGTCCGGTGATCGGCACGGATGTGCACCTCGATGCTCTCTCCTGGCTGCAGCCCGATCGGTACCCCTTCGCCGTACACGCGCTGGGCGATTCGTTGAAGCGCTTCGCTGCGGTCGAGCAGCCCGTTGGCGAGGATGTCGTGGCTGGTCGTCCGGAACCTGGTGCGCTGGGTCGTCACCGACTCGTCGCTGTCGTTCTCCTCCGGCTTGAACGCGGCGTACGCGATCAGGTCGTTCAAGTGTTCGATGTCCGTGTTCGGGCTCCGCGCCTGGCTGACGATGAGGCCGGCGTCGCCGATTCACCGCTCCTCGGGATCGATGATCGCGAACTCGACTGGGACCCGCATCGTCTTGCGGTCGTTCGTCTGGTTCTTCCAGACGATGTCGACCCAGATGTGATCCGGGTCCGTGAGCCGTCCGTTCCGTCGCAGCGGTTTCGCGCTGGTAGGACCGTCGCGCTCCGGTTCGAGCGTGTGCGTCCGACCGTCCGTCTCGTACCGGATGCGGAAGTCGACGACGCGGTTCGCACTCTCGTCCTTGCGGCCCGGTTCTACCGGCCGGTAGCCTGCGCGCTCGAGCGCTCGGTACAGCACGATCTCGTCCACGGGTGCTTTCGTCCGGTCGCTCCTCGAGTGTCATCACCAGCTCGCCGGGCCTCTGGTCGCAGGGCACCGTTTCCGGTTTCCACCCGGCCAGATGGCCTCCGTGTGACCCTGGTTTCCAGTCCTTGCGTGTCGTCGTCATCGCTGTCGCGTCCTTCTCTGTTTTTGAGATTCCCTTGGGAACTTTCCGTGAGAATCGGTGTCTAACCGTGTAGACGGCACCGAGAAGTATCCTTCTTGGTGCCCGAGGCGTTTTCGACGTTGGGTTTCGTCTTCCCGCGGCTGCGCGCTGTATCGCGTTCCCGACCTTTGGCCGGCGCCGCCCGCGCTTGGTCGCGCGTTCCGGTTCCCGCTCCCGCGTCAGTGGATGGTGCTGTTCTTGCCCGCTGGCAGCGGCACCTCGGTCGTCAGTCGGGTGGCTATTTCGTAGATCGCGGCGGACGTCGTCGCGATGCCGTTCAGGTACATCGTGCCTTCGGCGCGGGTCGCCATGACCGTCTTGCGCTCGTCCTCGGTTGCCGGGGTGGTCGTCAGGTTCGACGTCTCGATCACGATCGCGGCGGTGTTGAATATCAGCTGCGCGGCCGCGCCGATGAATCGCTCGAGGTCGTTCAGTCCCAGTCGCTCGACCACACCCCAGGTCGTTTTCCCTGGCCCGCGGTGCGTCTCGTTTAGCGTGATCTCGACCATCCGCACATGGTGATCGAGTCGGCGGATCGCGTCGGCCAGTCCGG
This window encodes:
- a CDS encoding tyrosine-type recombinase/integrase — protein: MAKRRGAPAAARGEDPPYPFVALDGADPAAAEGWTAHTRSTYATQWNRFRAWCEERHVVPLDASPEEVAAYLHERAKRAKRATVKLSASAVLASLRAAGRLGEPTMEHVVAETLGAINEQKRATPNWEPRHPTALDHTTALAMMRAARRPQRRGRGWETESAAAARGRRDAAIVALAFGGGLRRSEIAALVWADITPEPHRKLRVRVRASQANARIDGGDSRRLVGEFAQAAAALREATAPAQTDRVVPLCAHQVNHRVQVLADALGLEGVSTHSGRRGLAFERLRRGASTEAVQSAGGWRSASMVHRYARGRS